The DNA segment TCGTCCCCATTCTGGGCGCTGCCGGGATGGCTGTCGATTTCAGCCGTGCGATGGAGCTGAGATCGAGGCTGCAGATTGCGGCCGATGGTGCGGTGCTCGCAGCGATTTCGGAAAAATCTGCCGGTGTCACGCAGGCCGTCGGCATGACCAATGATGGCCGCGTGTCGATCAGCGAGGCGGAAGCCAAGTTTTTCTTCGATGCCCAAATGAAAAGCAACAAGAAATCCACGAAGGAACAGGGGACCGACAGCGAGGACAACTTCTCCCAGGATGTGAAGCTTGATCTCGTCCAGGTGAAGGTCACCAAGGCTGGCAAGGACATCAAGGCCAACCTCACCTATCAGGCGACCTTGAAGACCTCGTTCCTGCGCGTTCTCGGCAAGGATTCGATTACCGTTTCAGGCAGCGCCAATGCGGTGTTTCAATCCGAGTCCTTCATGGATTTCTACCTGCTGCTCGACAATACGCCGTCGATGGGCGTGGCCTCCACGACCGCCGATATCGAAAAGATGATCAAGGCGACGAAGAACGTTGCCGATTCCGGCTCAAGGAATTGTGCATTCGCCTGTCATATCGTCTCGGAAAAAGGCGTGGTCGACACCGGAAGCAATTATGCCGTCGCCAAGGCGAACGGCATCTCCATCCGTATCGATGCGGTGGCGAAGGCTGTGGTGGAACTGACCAAGGAAGCCGAAGCCCAGCAAAGCTATCCCGATCAGTTCCGCATGGCCACCTACACGTTCGGTGAGACCGCGATGGATACAAAGCTGTTCAAGGTGGAGGGTTTGACCGGCGATCTCTCCAAGGTGAAGAAGACTGCCGAGGGCATCAAGCTGATGAGCATTCCCAAGCAGGGCTACAATAACGACCAGCAGACCGACTTCGACAATGCGCTGAAGAAGATCGGCGACGAAATTACCGCCGTCGGCACCGGTCTGACGGCAAC comes from the Pararhizobium qamdonense genome and includes:
- a CDS encoding Tad domain-containing protein, which translates into the protein MKTFFSDRAGNFGILGAIAIVPILGAAGMAVDFSRAMELRSRLQIAADGAVLAAISEKSAGVTQAVGMTNDGRVSISEAEAKFFFDAQMKSNKKSTKEQGTDSEDNFSQDVKLDLVQVKVTKAGKDIKANLTYQATLKTSFLRVLGKDSITVSGSANAVFQSESFMDFYLLLDNTPSMGVASTTADIEKMIKATKNVADSGSRNCAFACHIVSEKGVVDTGSNYAVAKANGISIRIDAVAKAVVELTKEAEAQQSYPDQFRMATYTFGETAMDTKLFKVEGLTGDLSKVKKTAEGIKLMSIPKQGYNNDQQTDFDNALKKIGDEITAVGTGLTATSPEKFVFFVSDGVGDSYKPKGCTAKLSGSRCQEPIDTKSCTALKARGIKIAVLYTTYLPLPNNDWYNQWIKPFQTTIGTKMQECASPGFYFEVPPSQNLEGAMKILFNKVVHTPRLTS